Proteins from one Streptococcus mitis B6 genomic window:
- the pezA gene encoding type II toxin-antitoxin system antitoxin PezA → MIGKNIKSLRKTHDLTQPEFARIIGISRNSLSRYENGTSSVSTELIDIICQKFNVSYVDIVGEDKMLNPVEDYELTLKIEIVKERGANLLSRLYRYQDSQGISIDDESNPWILMSDDLSDLIHTNIYLVETFDEIERYSGYLDGIERMLEISEKRMVA, encoded by the coding sequence ATGATTGGAAAGAACATAAAATCCTTACGTAAAACACATGACTTAACACAACCCGAATTTGCACGAATTATAGGAATTTCTCGAAATAGCTTGAGTCGTTATGAAAATGGAACTAGTTCAGTCTCTACGGAACTAATAGATATCATCTGTCAGAAGTTTAATGTATCTTATGTCGATATTGTAGGAGAAGATAAAATGCTCAATCCTGTTGAAGATTATGAATTGACTTTAAAAATTGAAATTGTGAAAGAAAGAGGTGCTAATCTTTTATCTCGACTCTATCGCTATCAAGATAGTCAGGGAATTAGCATTGATGATGAATCTAATCCTTGGATTTTAATGAGTGATGATTTATCTGACTTGATTCATACGAATATCTATTTAGTAGAAACTTTTGATGAAATAGAGAGATATAGCGGTTATTTGGATGGAATTGAACGTATGTTAGAGATATCTGAAAAGCGGATGGTAGCTTAA
- the pezT gene encoding type II toxin-antitoxin system toxin PezT, which translates to MEIQDYTDSEFKHALARNLRSLTRGKKSSKQPIAILLGGQSGAGKTTIHRIKQKEFQGNIVIIDGDSFRSQHPHYLELQQEYGKDSVEYTKDFAGKMVESLVTELSHLGYNLLIEGTLRTIDVPKKTAQLLKSKGYEVQLALIATKPELSYLSTLIRYEELYSINPTQARATPKEHHDFIVNHLVDNTRQLEELAIFERIQIYQRDRSCVYDSKENTTSAATVLHDLLFGEWNQVEKEMLRSGEERLKDLTNRNGC; encoded by the coding sequence ATGGAAATCCAAGATTATACTGATAGTGAATTCAAACATGCTTTAGCACGGAATCTTCGTTCTCTGACAAGAGGAAAAAAGTCCAGTAAGCAACCTATAGCGATTTTGCTTGGAGGGCAAAGTGGTGCTGGTAAGACTACAATTCATCGTATTAAACAGAAAGAATTTCAAGGAAATATTGTTATCATAGATGGCGATAGTTTTCGCTCTCAACATCCACACTATTTAGAACTGCAGCAAGAATATGGCAAAGATAGTGTAGAATACACCAAAGATTTTGCAGGTAAAATGGTAGAGTCTTTAGTAACAGAATTGAGTCATTTGGGATACAATCTTTTGATAGAGGGAACTTTACGAACTATTGATGTTCCAAAGAAAACAGCACAACTCTTGAAAAGTAAGGGATATGAAGTACAATTAGCCTTAATTGCAACAAAGCCCGAATTGTCCTATCTGAGCACTCTTATCCGATACGAAGAACTGTACTCTATCAATCCAACTCAAGCACGCGCAACTCCAAAAGAACATCATGATTTCATTGTAAATCATCTAGTTGATAATACACGGCAATTGGAAGAACTAGCTATCTTTGAAAGAATTCAAATTTACCAACGAGATAGAAGTTGTGTATATGATTCAAAAGAAAATACAACTTCAGCAGCAACCGTTCTACATGATTTACTATTTGGAGAATGGAATCAAGTGGAGAAAGAGATGCTTAGATCTGGAGAGGAAAGATTGAAAGATTTAACTAATCGAAATGGTTGTTAG